ttttCATGTTGTTGGTCAtgaaaaatttcttaaaaatatgcataagattaaaaaataaattagtttttgtttaattttttcatagatAATATCATTGATAAAGTTGCTCAAACTTTAAAGAGATATTAGATGACATGACTGATCTTGGGCTCGAGTCTTGGGCTTCGACGTTGGGCTTGTTACTTTTCAGCAAAACGAAGTTCCTTGCCAAGTAGGGGACCCTTCAATCGTGAggatagaaaataaatagagagatgAAAGAGGGAGAAAAGTTCAATACAATGGTGAAGAGGTAAAGAGGACGGTGTTTTTCTGAATCCCTTATGGTAAGGGTGGTATTGGCCCTGCTTGTCGAAAATCACATGGCTTACCTGATGGTTGAAACAAGCAATCCTTGTAGTTCTTGCCTAGTTGTTAAGCCCAAatggctagttttttttttttttcccatcaataTTCATCCCTTCTTATGACTTCAAGTAACATAATTTCCAACACTCATGAGCTTTAATTATTAGCATAATTTAGTGGAAGGTAGCATCATACATGGGAGGACTCGTCTTttgtaggaaaaaaaagttcatgGGTACAAGGTGTTTGGCTCATACCGACAAGACAAACTCTTCATGCCAAGTTTGGAGAAAACGATGATTCAATATGAAATcatagataaatatataaacccTGAATATTTATTTCGAAAACAACATGATTTAAAAGCATTGAAGTGTTTCTTACATCTTGCAGCAACAGAGGAAACAAGTAATCAAATAAAGTACACATGATGGTGCGAGAAACCAACACCGTTAATAATAAAGCCTTGACTATAAATTCACTCAAGCACACAccaaaagcaaataaatttaGGAGATCACCAGTACATTTTATACCGATTAAATATAAGATAACTCGCCTTTCCTCGCAGCAACTGCTGAAAGATTTACCTCCTCCATGCTGGCTGGCTCACCTTCTCTGAAAATGAAACGAATAATCATCACAAAATCGAAAACGCTAAAACTTTCAAACTCAATCTGATAGCACCACAGATATATCAGAGAAAGGCAACTGTAAAGCACACACTGTTGTTTTGGTGGTTATGCAGGAAGAAAGGAATTGTAGTGGTGACAGAAGTCAATGGATTATACGTTCACATGCtgatgaaaggaaaaaataaaaaaagaaaagttgcgTTTTAAGATTAATTTGCCAGTTAGAAAGCACATGCAGCTCGAGAATGAGAAGCAGATTCTCCGTCAGCCCTCGCCAGCGACAACATTAGACAACAAAGGACAAGCAGCAATGgctaaaatttcaatattccaCGATTCTGGAACTGGCAGTCTGGTTCATGCCCCAAACCTGTCCCATAAGTAATAACGGCAAAACATAACTAAGAATCCTCAGGAATTCTTACCATTACCATCTTTAGTGGAAAACAATAATCTGTCAACTCTGCTTCTGCCCTTGTTGTTTGTATGAACTTTCCTCTGTGTCTGGGGTGACACTAATTTCAATTCGCCATCCTTGCTGGCTGGAAGAGAACGCGTCCggatcaaaaaatattcaacccCATCTTGAACAATCCTTGGAGATCCTTGTGCTCTAAGTTTTGCTTTTGCAGATTCAGTTGCGGCCATATAGCTTGGAACTGTTGTTGCATTCTGTGAGAGACTCTCTTGATATTCCTGTTTTGTTGAAGATCTCCTCCTCCTAGTTGTCTTATTATCCTTGCTACATTCCTCATTGGAATTTATATCCTCAACCACCACGTGAATGTTATCAGCATTGCTTTCCAGATGATTAAACTGAGCATTAGGCAGCCTCTCATTCTGCAAATTAACCGTCTCCTTCGTTGTCAATGGTTTAGGAGAAGTTTCTGCCTCAACTTTTTCTAAATCTTTTGTCGATGAAACCATGGGATCAATCGTCTTGTTCGAAGGATTATCTGTGATATTCATGGGAAAATCACGAGTAGGAGATCCTGGCACCTTTATTGGGCTTAGCTTTGTCTTTTCAGTCACAGTTTCTGAGCCATCAGGAGCCCCTGGGCTGGATGCAGAGATTTTCCTTAAACTTTTCCTTACCCTCTCAAGTTCACTTGGAGGGTTTTCCTGTGCTGCTTTTGTTTGATGACTCCAAGGTTTTCTCATGTTGTTCTTAGGCTTCCCAAACTCAGTAACAGAACGCAATGAGTTATTGTCAGCATTGACAGCAGGAATCCTCCACACACCTCGTTTCTGCCTGCCATCGTTATGCATGCTTTGAGTGCTGGGCTGCTTTACACTGGACCTCGTGTCAAGAACCCGCTTTTTCTGTGGAAATGATTCCTGGAAAAGGAATTTTGACCACCGTTCTAGCCAGTTCCAAGCTGAGTTTTGTTCGACCAAATCATAATGGAGGTTCAGGGGCGTAGCAGTGGATGATGAAGCTAGAAGCTGAATAAGTAAATTGAATGCGATCGGTTCCTTTATCATGTCATATAAGAAAGCAGAAAATATAGCTAGAAAAAATGAGTATACCTTACAGATAAAAGCATTTGTATATAGCTTCTCAGGCCTGGTTGCAGTATCTAATTCAAATGGATCAACTTGCTTAGCATCATCCTGTTGAAGTAAAGCGTATTATTGAGACAACACATGCACTTGAAACCAAAAAGGTTAACATTTTATGCTATGCAAAAAGCTTGAATTGTTTTAAATGGAGAGAAGGGGAAAGgattaaaacaaatatgattGTTCACTGATCAATTGTAAGTATTTCAACAACGAGGAATGGCATCGATTGCAGAATGTTTTGTTCAGAGTAGCAGCTACTTCAAGAGTCAACATATGGATCGAAAACAATCGAGTTAGTTGTCTTGCGAGAAATTACCAGAAACCTTCCCTTTGTGAGTGCTTCCTGCCCATTATCCAGAACTCTAACCCCTCGTCCCCGAATTAGAGCCTGCAACTTAACAATCCCTTGCAAGCAGTGCAAAGTAGCGACAGCTTGTCGCCTGACCAAGTGTCCACGAAAGAGTGCTTGAAGTCTTATGATACCCTTGAGGACATGAAATGACCTGCGAGCCTTCACAAATATGTAATTGTATTGTATTAGCCTTAACAAGGAGAAATTGCATAACTTGAATAAGGACAAGCTAGaaaatttgttgcaaatttgtgatcaacacaaaaacaataagaacaGCAACTTTTGATGCACAATTTAATTATCCCATTTCCAACAGGCAATCATATAATGTAGATATCAGTTATAGCAGAACTTAAATAGCCTTCTGATGATGTTTGTTTTAATATAGTGGCTGTAGGAACTCagttttttgttgtaatttttcaGGCTACATTTTGGGTGACTCAAAAATAAATTCCCACATTTATACTCATTCTCCTCGCGTCCTCCCACAAACCCCttttgagaattcaaagaaCTGCATTTGTCATCAACTCACATTTGTGTGCCAATGAACAATGTTTGTCTGTATAATTTTCTTAACATGGGACTGACAAAAACACACTATATCCACGAAAGAAAACTACCAGATAGCCCCTGAAAGCAGCCTGAACTTCTGTGGCAGCTTGCTCTTGCCTGATGTCCTCTGAAGTGTCTTGAAAATCCAACCCCATAGTTTCTTCTGTATCTGCACTATGTACTCTGAGCAATAAGACAGCTTATTCATGTGGAAAGCTGGTTCCTATTTCATTAGATTCTCATATTTACCATTTTTATCTGACACATGAGATAGTGGATCTGAGATCACAGGAGGACTCAATGTCAAGTCAGCAGTTGATCCTTTAGAAATAGCAAATGCCTCCTTCACTGCAGCTCTCTTCATGAAAAAAAGGTAGATTGAAAAATTAGAACTTGCTTTTGTTGTCatgttgaaacaaaaacaaaaacaaaaaatcatcatagcaGAAGATTAAAGTGTTTCCATTTGTTTATACAAAAATTAAGCAGCGAATATTTTTCACTGAATCTGTTGGTAGTTTGCTATTATTACCTGAGCATCTTAATCAATATAACCTTCCACATTCATActgaaacaaaaaacacaagccGGCACTCCTGCCTGTTCTCACACACATACACCCGAAgatagagggagaagagagagagagagagagagagagagacttacATTTGAAAAGCTAGATTTATATGATTTCTTCCTAAAGATTACAGTCTTGATCCAATTTCCTGCAGATTTTCCCATTGCAGGAAACCTAGATCGTGTAAAGTGAAACTTGTGTCTGAAGCCCTGCATAAAATAACAGAGCTCAACTCATACATTTCAACAACTTCAAAAATGAAACAGATCAAAAACTGTGCCAAGGAGAAAACTTTTCTACAACAATTTGACATCTCGCAACTTCAAGCTCTGTCTAACACTTTGCTACAACAATCCACAAAGCATTCATC
This DNA window, taken from Populus alba chromosome 17, ASM523922v2, whole genome shotgun sequence, encodes the following:
- the LOC118031858 gene encoding protein IQ-DOMAIN 31 isoform X1, with the translated sequence MGKSAGNWIKTVIFRKKSYKSSFSNRAAVKEAFAISKGSTADLTLSPPVISDPLSHVSDKNDTEETMGLDFQDTSEDIRQEQAATEVQAAFRGYLARRSFHVLKGIIRLQALFRGHLVRRQAVATLHCLQGIVKLQALIRGRGVRVLDNGQEALTKGRFLDDAKQVDPFELDTATRPEKLYTNAFICKLLASSSTATPLNLHYDLVEQNSAWNWLERWSKFLFQESFPQKKRVLDTRSSVKQPSTQSMHNDGRQKRGVWRIPAVNADNNSLRSVTEFGKPKNNMRKPWSHQTKAAQENPPSELERVRKSLRKISASSPGAPDGSETVTEKTKLSPIKVPGSPTRDFPMNITDNPSNKTIDPMVSSTKDLEKVEAETSPKPLTTKETVNLQNERLPNAQFNHLESNADNIHVVVEDINSNEECSKDNKTTRRRRSSTKQEYQESLSQNATTVPSYMAATESAKAKLRAQGSPRIVQDGVEYFLIRTRSLPASKDGELKLVSPQTQRKVHTNNKGRSRVDRLLFSTKDGNEKVSQPAWRR
- the LOC118031858 gene encoding protein IQ-DOMAIN 31 isoform X2 — encoded protein: MGLDFQDTSEDIRQEQAATEVQAAFRGYLARRSFHVLKGIIRLQALFRGHLVRRQAVATLHCLQGIVKLQALIRGRGVRVLDNGQEALTKGRFLDDAKQVDPFELDTATRPEKLYTNAFICKLLASSSTATPLNLHYDLVEQNSAWNWLERWSKFLFQESFPQKKRVLDTRSSVKQPSTQSMHNDGRQKRGVWRIPAVNADNNSLRSVTEFGKPKNNMRKPWSHQTKAAQENPPSELERVRKSLRKISASSPGAPDGSETVTEKTKLSPIKVPGSPTRDFPMNITDNPSNKTIDPMVSSTKDLEKVEAETSPKPLTTKETVNLQNERLPNAQFNHLESNADNIHVVVEDINSNEECSKDNKTTRRRRSSTKQEYQESLSQNATTVPSYMAATESAKAKLRAQGSPRIVQDGVEYFLIRTRSLPASKDGELKLVSPQTQRKVHTNNKGRSRVDRLLFSTKDGNEKVSQPAWRR